Proteins encoded by one window of Perca fluviatilis chromosome 13, GENO_Pfluv_1.0, whole genome shotgun sequence:
- the dmac1 gene encoding distal membrane-arm assembly complex protein 1: MSTAPEAPTGGADAPVSKPSQMFKSCWSCRLISGGGLILSGAYVFNAARRVMRQGAPTSVGTVAQITFAASLAAWGIVIIADPVGKAQRKT, from the exons ATGTCAACTGCACCAGAGGCACCGACAGGAGGAGCCGATGCCCCCGTGTCTAAACCCAGCCAGATGTTTAAGAGCTGCTGGAGCTGTCGGCTCATCTCTGGGGGGGGTTTGATCCTGTCCGGAGCTTATGTGTTCAATGCAGCCCGGAGAGTGATGCGGCAAGGTGCACCTACCTCTGTTGGCACAGTGGCACAGATTACATTTGCTGCTA GTCTGGCTGCATGGGGAATTGTTATCATCGCTGACCCGGTAGGAAAAGCGCAAAGGAAGACGTGA